The nucleotide sequence TTTTTCTCCCATTTCATAAACAATCGCGAAAAAGAGGACAAATGTTCAAATCCGACCTCTTGGCTAATCATCGTCAGTGACCAATTCGTTTCTGCTAATAGTCGCTTTGCTTCCTCTATGCGCAGCATTTGTTGGTATTCTAATGGTGTTTTTCCCGTTATTTGCTTAAACCATTTTGAATAGTAAGCTGGGTGATAATGTTCAATTTGGGCGAGCTGCTCGACTTTGATTGGCTTGTGAAAATGGTTTTGTAAATAACGAATGGATGGATACTTTGTTTCAGTAAGCTGATCAGAAATATAATGGACGAGATGTTTTAAAGCTAAATCATCGGGCTCCACTTGTTTTGATTCCTCTAATAATAAATAACGAATGGCTTTCCATTTTTCATTTAAAGGGGTATATAATTCCCGACTTTCTAAACGTAAGTAATTTTTCGGAATATCTACGACTAAAAATTCATTTCGATTGAGGGAATAAAACTGATGAAGACTGCTTGGTGGCAAATACAGTACATGCTCCCCTTGTAATTGAATCGACCGATCGGTTAATTGTAAGTGTAACGAACCTTGTAACGGGAAAAGCATTTGACCATAGTCATGCTCGTGAACGGCCGTTTCGCGCGAATATGTTCGCTTTTCACACACTAATTTCCTCATCATTATGACCCCGTTTTCTCTTAATTGCTTTTAATGATAGCTTAAAGTCATGGAAAAGGAAATAGTTTTACAATGATCTTCATTTAAACAACGAAAGCCCTACCTCTCTTTCATCTATACGGCTCCTCGGCCGCGCCAGTGGGAATAAATGATAGATAAAAATTGTGAAATGTGAAAAATAGTACATTGAGGTATTTTAAGAAGTGCGAGGCTGTTTTAGCCCATAAAAGGAGTAGTCAGGAAACGAGGGAATAACCGCGCTCCTTCTCTTAAAGTCTACAATGAATCTTAAATTAACCAATAAAAAATGAGGCGATCAAGCATCGCCTCATCATAAATGAACATTTACGCTTTTTGTACGTTTGCTGCTTGTGGGCCACGGTTTCCTTCTACGATTTCAAAAGAAACTTCTTGACCTTCTTCTAATGACTTGAATCCGTCTGCTTGAATCGCTGTGAAGTGTACGAATACATCTTCGCCGCCTTCGCGCTCGATGAAACCAAAACCTTTTTCTGCGTTAAACCATTTTACTTTTCCTTGTAACATATTCATATTCCTCCGTTACGCCTTTTGTACGTTTGCTGCTTGTGGGCCGCGGTTTCCTTCTACGATTTCAAAAGAAACTTCTTGACCTTCTTCTAATGACTTAAATCCGTCCGCTTGAATTGCTGTGAAATGTACGAATACATCTTCGCCGCCTTCGCGCTCGATAAATCCAAAACCTTTTTCTGCGTTAAACCATTTTACTTTTCCTTGTAACATATTCATATTCCTCCGTTACGCCTTTTGTACGTTTGCTGCTTGTGGGCCGCGGTTTCCTTCTACGATTTCAAAAGAAACTTCTTGACCTTCTTCTAATGACTTAAATCCGTCCGCTTGAATTGCTGTGAAGTGTACGAATACATCTTCGCCGCCTTCGCGCTCGATAAATCCAAAACCTTTTTCTGCGTTAAACCATTTTACTTTTCCTTGTAACATATTCATTTCCTCCGTTACGCTTTTTGTACGTTTGCTGCTTGTGGGCCACGGTTTCCATCAACGATCTCAAAAGAAACTTCTTGACCTTCTTCTAATGACTTGAATCCGTCCGCTTGAATCGCTGTGAAGTGTACGAATACGTCTTCGCCGCCTTCGCGCTCGATGAATCCAAAACCTTTTTCTGCGTTAAACCATTTTACTTTTCCTTGTAACATAATGAATTCCTCCTCATTCCAATTGTTGCACTATAAGTTCATTTCGTTCATTTTTTCTACAAATAAAAAAGTCGTATCTACACTTCAAGCTCATGGACTAACAAATCGTCCACGAATATTGTGCAGACACGACTTATTGGTATCCAAAATCTTTAAATCGATCAAACTTAATAGTATAAATTGGATTATACGCTACCTTTTCACAAATGTCAAACTTATTTTAATTTTAGTTTTGCTAAGGCATCAGCTAACGCCGGATTGGATAGCGTTTCATCGTTTTCTTTCTTTAAATATTTTTGAATGTCTTTGCGTGAAACTTTTTGCTGTTTCTCTTTCTTTTTCCGTTCCTCAAAGCTTGACAGCTTTTCACGATGGCCACAGCGACAAACAAATATTTGTCCTTCGCCTTCCCCGCGGAGCTCAAGCTTTTTATGACAAACGGGACATCTCGCATTCGTTGTACGAGAAATATTTTTTCGATATCCACATTCACGGTCTTGGCAAACGTGCATTTTGCCTTTTTTCCCTTTCACTTCTAACAAGAGCTTTCCGCATTCTGGACATTTCGATCCCGTTACATTGTCATGCTTGAATTTTTGTTCGCTTTGTTTAATATCTTTTGTCACTTTTTGCGCATATTCACGAATTTCTTTCATGAACGTCTCTTTTTTCAATTTGCCTTGAGCAATTTGCGTTAATTTTTGTTCCCACTGAGCCGTTAATGCCGGCGATTTTAAATCAGCAGGGACGAGATTTAATAACTGCTTCCCTTTTCCTGTAATGAAGATTTCATTTCCACGCTTTTCGATGAGGAAGGACTTAAATAGTTTTTCAATGATATCCGCACGCGTTGCTACCGTACCAAGTCCACCTGCTTCGCCAATCGTTTCGATTAAACTTTTTTGTTCGCCAGCCATAAACTTTTGTGGGTTTTCCATCGCTGTAAGAAGTGTTCCTTCATTAAATCGTGCTGGCGGCTTTGTTTCAAGCGATTCTTTCTTAACGGATCCGATGGGATAGACAGTCCCTTTTTGGAAGGAAGTCATCTGTTCTCCTTCTTCGTTCTCATCGTTGTAGAGCTTTCGCCACCCGAGTGAAATCGGGACGACGCCTTTTGCCTTCAATGTTTCTGCTTCCACCTTCGCGAAGACGGTCGTTTGCTCATATTCATAAGGTGGAAGTAATACACTTAAAAAGCGCTTCACGATCAGTTCATAAATTTTCCGCTCTTTATCGGACATTTTTGCAAGCTGTGGCGTTTCCTCTGTCGGAATAATCGCATGGTGATCCGTTACTTTTGCATTGTTAACAAATGTTTTCTTTCCTTTAATCGGGCTTTTCAGCAATTGGGCAACAACCGCTTGATACGGTTCAAAGCGACATGCTTTCACTCGATCTTTTAACGTGTCGACCATATCCGTTGAAAGATATCGGGAGTCAGTACGCGGATACGTGACAACTTTGTACTGCTCGTATAGTCGCTGCGTAATGGATAACGTTTCTTTGGCAGAATATCCATATCGCTTATGCGCTTCTCGCTGCAACTCCGTTAAATCATATAGCTGCGGAGCTTCTTTTCTCTTTTTTGACACGACAACTTCTGTTATCGTTGCTTTTTTACGATTGAAGGCGTCCACTAGTTCGTTCGCTTTTTCTTCTTTGAAGATATATGTGCTTTGTGACTTCGGATGCTCCCACGTAAACGTTACCCCTTGAATCGTTGCATTAATTTTATAGTAAGGAACTGGTTTAAATGCTTTAATTTCCTCTTCTCTTTTGGCTATCATCGCTAAAGTCGGTGTTTGCACACGCCCGCACGATAGACTCGCGTTGTATTTCGCTGTTAACGCGCGCGTCCCGTTAATCCCAACAAGCCAATCCGCTTCGGCACGAGCGACAGCCGATGCATAAAGTGGTTCAAAATCTTTTCCGTTCCGTAACCGTTGAAACCCTTCTTTAATCGCTTTATCCGTCACCGACGAAATCCATAAACGTTTAATCGGTTTTCGAACCCCCACTTGATCGAGAATCCATCTTGCCACAAGCTCCCCTTCTCGACCCGCATCTGTTGCAATGACAATTTCCTTAACATCTTTTCGTAATAATTGCGATTTAACCGCTTGAAACTGTTTCCCTGTTTTTTTAATCACAACAAGCTTCATTTCTTTCGGCATGATAGGCAAATGCTCAAGCTTCCACTCTTTATATCGATCGCCATATCGTTCAGGATCTGCCAAAGTAACGAGATGACCGAGTGCCCACGTCACAATGTACTTCGACCCTTCGATATAGCCGTTTCCGCTTTTCTTACATCCGAGAACACGTGCAAGATCACGTGCAACTGACGGCTTTTCTGCTAATACTACCGTTTTACTCATCCATCCAAATCCTTTCTAAAGTCAAACTCCAACCACCTCACATTTAAAGTGGCTCTCACTGAAAAAAATCGTATCATTGAACAGGGGAATATACAAATGTCTTTTATTAGGGGCGGGGACTTTTTTCTTGCTTATCATATGGGATGGAGGGGATAAAATTGCTGCGCTGATGGATAGATTTGCCGAAGTGATGGATAAATCAACGGAACTGATGGATAAACTCACCTAACTGATCAATAAATCACAGAAACTGATGAATAAACCTACTCTAACTGATGAATAAATCACGGAATCTGATGAATAAACTCACCTAACTGATGAATAAATCACAGAAACTGATGAACAAACCTACTCGAACTGATGAATAAATCACAGAAACTGATGAACAAACCTACTCTAACTGATGAATAAATCACAGAAACTGATGAACAAATCACAGAAACTGATGAATAAACCTACTCTAACTGATGGATAAATCACAGAAACTGATGAACAAACCTACTCTAACTGATGAATAAATCACAGAAACTGATGAATAAACTCACCTAACTGATTAATAAACCACGGAAACTGATGAATAAACCACAGAAACTGATGAATAAACCTACTCTAACTGATGGATAAATCACAGAAACTGATGAACAAACCTACTCTAACTGATGAATAAATCACAGAAACTGATGAATAAACTCACCTAACTGATGAATAAATCACGGAATCTGATGAACAAACCTACTCTAACTGATGGATAAACTCATCAAACTGATGAACAAACCTACTCTAACTGATGAATAAACCTCCCCAAACTGCCAAAAAACACTTTCATCCAGCTTCAAAAATGCCACGGTATAAGAAAAGTGCAAAGCGCAAGTCCTTAGGCGAAGGGCGCTGGAGGACCTGCAAGGAGGCTTCCGTCGCCACAGCAGGGCCGAAGTGACCCGAACTGATGGCGCTTGGAGCTAGACACCAAAAAAACGGTAAAGAGAACACTTTATTGAACTTAAACTTTCTGTAACGATGAAAAAGCCCGCCATTTGTGGTGGCGAGCGCTTTTCATTTAGTCGTTTGCGATTGCTTCCGCAACGAGTTCAAATGATTTTTTCTTCGCTTCGAAGTCGTAGGTGATGGTAACGAGCATGATTTCGTTTGTTTGGAATCGTTCGCTTAGTTTGTAGAGCTCGTCACGAACTTTTTGTGGTGAGCCAACAATCATCCGCTTGCGGTTTTCCAGTAGTCGCATTTTTTCATAGGTGCTGTATGTGTATGCCATCGCTTTTTCTGGGCTCGGTGTTCCTTTTCGCGGAACGCCTTGTTCGAGTAAGACGATGGATAAGTCAAGGCTTGAAGCAATTTCGTTCGCTTTGTCGTCGGTTTCGGCGCAAATGACGAAGACAGACACCATATTTTTTGGCGCTTGCAAGATGTTGGATGGCTTGAAACGTTTCATGTATAAATACATGTATTGTTCCCCGCCTTGTCCGTTAATGAATTGGGCAAAGGAATATGGCAGTCCTTTTTCCGCTGCAAGGATGGCACTTTGCGGGCTTGAGCCGAGAAGCCATACTTCTGGTTTTGTTTGAATCATTGGTGAAGCTTTTACGCGCGGGTCTTCATCTGATAAATAAGCAAACAAATCATCGATTTGCTCTGGAAAGCGATCGACATCGCGCGGACGGCCATCTTGTAACGCATACGTTGCAGCTGGCATTCCACCTGGTGCTCTTCCAATTCCTAAATCGATGCGGTTCGGGTTTAACCCTTCAAGCACACGAAAGTTTTCTGCCACTTTATATGGACTGTAATGAGGAAGCATGACGCCTCCTGAACCGACACGAATCGAACTCGTTTTCGCGGCAATATGTGAAATCAGTACTTCTGGTGACGATCCAGCTAAGCTATGAGAGTCGTGGTGTTCGGAAACCCAAAATCGTTGATAACCTAGCTTTTCGACATGCTTTGCTAAATCGACTGTATGTTTAAGTGCCTGCTCTTTTGTCTCCCCTTCAGAAACCGGGGATTGGTCGAGTACACTCAATTTTAATGCCATTGATTCCAGCTCCTTTTTTCGAAACTGATATCATTATCATTCGATTTTGACCGACCGTCCAATAATATGCTCATTTAACCCTTCAGAATAACCCCCTTCACATATCGCTCTAGCACATATGAAATGCTTTCATCCACTGAAATCGGGATTTGGAATCCGTCGCTTTTTTCAATTGTTGTAAAGCCGTGCAGAAGGCTTCGAAACCCTCTGACAACGTGGACTTTTTCTGTTTCGTCGAGTGGAAATGGTTCTAAAATGGTCAAGATGAGGCTTACGATGTCTTCTCCAACTTTTTCTCGGGCTGGCGCTAAGAAGATCGCTTCATACAATCCTGGGCGTTTTCGGGCAAAAGTAAGGTAGGCATTTCCGATAGCCATTAGCGCATCCTCTTTAGCTTTACCGGCGGACG is from Bacillus kexueae and encodes:
- a CDS encoding helix-turn-helix transcriptional regulator, which gives rise to MMRKLVCEKRTYSRETAVHEHDYGQMLFPLQGSLHLQLTDRSIQLQGEHVLYLPPSSLHQFYSLNRNEFLVVDIPKNYLRLESRELYTPLNEKWKAIRYLLLEESKQVEPDDLALKHLVHYISDQLTETKYPSIRYLQNHFHKPIKVEQLAQIEHYHPAYYSKWFKQITGKTPLEYQQMLRIEEAKRLLAETNWSLTMISQEVGFEHLSSFSRLFMKWEKKSPKEYRNQLK
- the cspD gene encoding cold-shock protein CspD, with translation MLQGKVKWFNAEKGFGFIEREGGEDVFVHFTAIQADGFKSLEEGQEVSFEIVEGNRGPQAANVQKA
- the cspD gene encoding cold-shock protein CspD, with translation MLQGKVKWFNAEKGFGFIEREGGEDVFVHFTAIQADGFKSLEEGQEVSFEIVEGNRGPQAANVQKA
- the cspD gene encoding cold-shock protein CspD, with translation MLQGKVKWFNAEKGFGFIEREGGEDVFVHFTAIQADGFKSLEEGQEVSFEIVEGNRGPQAANVQKA
- the cspD gene encoding cold-shock protein CspD, whose product is MLQGKVKWFNAEKGFGFIEREGGEDVFVHFTAIQADGFKSLEEGQEVSFEIVDGNRGPQAANVQKA
- a CDS encoding DNA topoisomerase III; translated protein: MSKTVVLAEKPSVARDLARVLGCKKSGNGYIEGSKYIVTWALGHLVTLADPERYGDRYKEWKLEHLPIMPKEMKLVVIKKTGKQFQAVKSQLLRKDVKEIVIATDAGREGELVARWILDQVGVRKPIKRLWISSVTDKAIKEGFQRLRNGKDFEPLYASAVARAEADWLVGINGTRALTAKYNASLSCGRVQTPTLAMIAKREEEIKAFKPVPYYKINATIQGVTFTWEHPKSQSTYIFKEEKANELVDAFNRKKATITEVVVSKKRKEAPQLYDLTELQREAHKRYGYSAKETLSITQRLYEQYKVVTYPRTDSRYLSTDMVDTLKDRVKACRFEPYQAVVAQLLKSPIKGKKTFVNNAKVTDHHAIIPTEETPQLAKMSDKERKIYELIVKRFLSVLLPPYEYEQTTVFAKVEAETLKAKGVVPISLGWRKLYNDENEEGEQMTSFQKGTVYPIGSVKKESLETKPPARFNEGTLLTAMENPQKFMAGEQKSLIETIGEAGGLGTVATRADIIEKLFKSFLIEKRGNEIFITGKGKQLLNLVPADLKSPALTAQWEQKLTQIAQGKLKKETFMKEIREYAQKVTKDIKQSEQKFKHDNVTGSKCPECGKLLLEVKGKKGKMHVCQDRECGYRKNISRTTNARCPVCHKKLELRGEGEGQIFVCRCGHREKLSSFEERKKKEKQQKVSRKDIQKYLKKENDETLSNPALADALAKLKLK
- a CDS encoding LLM class flavin-dependent oxidoreductase — translated: MALKLSVLDQSPVSEGETKEQALKHTVDLAKHVEKLGYQRFWVSEHHDSHSLAGSSPEVLISHIAAKTSSIRVGSGGVMLPHYSPYKVAENFRVLEGLNPNRIDLGIGRAPGGMPAATYALQDGRPRDVDRFPEQIDDLFAYLSDEDPRVKASPMIQTKPEVWLLGSSPQSAILAAEKGLPYSFAQFINGQGGEQYMYLYMKRFKPSNILQAPKNMVSVFVICAETDDKANEIASSLDLSIVLLEQGVPRKGTPSPEKAMAYTYSTYEKMRLLENRKRMIVGSPQKVRDELYKLSERFQTNEIMLVTITYDFEAKKKSFELVAEAIAND
- a CDS encoding TetR/AcrR family transcriptional regulator; translated protein: MTQKRSLTIQTIVEEAVSLIDEEGVEALSMAHLAKRLDIRPPSLYHHINDLQDLRQNVAKYGLTELYQAMLKASAGKAKEDALMAIGNAYLTFARKRPGLYEAIFLAPAREKVGEDIVSLILTILEPFPLDETEKVHVVRGFRSLLHGFTTIEKSDGFQIPISVDESISYVLERYVKGVILKG